From Juglans regia cultivar Chandler chromosome 8, Walnut 2.0, whole genome shotgun sequence, the proteins below share one genomic window:
- the LOC109000442 gene encoding cathepsin B-like protease 3 encodes MILTLMLVQISWSGYSQFAAVIIMSVISNLFAVLWSYQESIIKKINEDPMAAMNPRFSNCTVGEFKHLLGVKPLPQKDLKSIPLMTHLKSFKLPGSFDARTAWPQCSTVGRILDQGHCGSCWAFGAVESLSDPFCIHFGMITFISDQNGRDISSYVDIGEDYWLLANQWNKSWDGYFMIRRGTNECSIEDDVVAGLPSSKNTIREVASMDDAADVSV; translated from the exons ATGATCTTGACTCTTATGCTAGTACAAATTTCATGGTCCGGGTACTCCCAGTTTGCAGCTGTGATCATTATGTCTGTTATCTCCAATTTGTTTGCAG TTTTATGGTCATATCAGGAGTCAATCATCAAAAAGATAAATGAAGACCCCATGGCTGCCATGAATCCTCGCTTCTCTAATTGTACC GTTGGAGAATTTAAGCACCTTCTTGGAGTCAAACCGCTACCTCAAAAGGATTTGAAGAGTATCCCTCTTATGACTCATCTGAAATCCTTTAAGTTGCCTGGTAGTTTTGATGCAAGAACTGCTTGGCCGCAGTGCAGCACAGTTGGAAGAATTCTAG ATCAG GGTCACTGTGGTTCTTGTTGGGCCTTTGGTGCTGTTGAATCACTATCAGATCCTTTTTGCATCCATTTTGGCATG aTAACTTTTATTAGTGATCAAAATGGAAGAGACATTTCTAGCTATGTTGATATTGGGGAAGACTATTGG CTTCTTGCGAATCAGTGGAATAAAAGCTGG GATGGGTACTTCATGATCAGAAGAGGGACAAACGAGTGCAGTATTGAAGACGATGTGGTTGCTGGTTTGCCATCGTCCAAAAATACGATAAGAGAGGTTGCAAGCATGGACGATGCTGCAGATGTTTCAGTTTGA